Proteins co-encoded in one Brassica oleracea var. oleracea cultivar TO1000 chromosome C4, BOL, whole genome shotgun sequence genomic window:
- the LOC106336659 gene encoding cell number regulator 8-like: MAKEDNHEAQRCECEDHEESSPLLQVNESKICSKGDTKTAEEYGWTADGLPVSQGSVIGEPIGRNQWSSGLFSCLGRNDELCSSDLEVCLLGSVAPCVLYGSNAERLGSAPGTFSNHCLTYLGLYFVGNSLFGWNCLAPWFSYSSRSAIRRRFNLEGSFEAMDRSCGCCGSCIEDEMQREHMETTCDFVTHVLCHTCALCQEGREIRRKVLHPGFNAQSTVVVLPPSEQTMGRK, translated from the exons ATGGCGAAAGAAGACAACCACGAAGCTCAACGATGCGAGTGCGAGGATCATGAGGAATCGAGTCCTCTCTTGCAAGTGAACGAAAGCAAGATCTGCTCAAAAGGGGACACCAAGACGGCGGAGGAATACGGCTGGACGGCGGATGGATTGCCGGTGAGCCAAGGGAGCGTGATCGGCGAGCCGATCGGGAGAAACCAATGGAGTTCCGGTCTTTTTTCCTGTCTCGGCCGAAACGATGAGTTATGCAGCAGCGATCTCGAAGTTT GTCTCCTTGGAAGTGTGGCTCCATGTGTGTTGTATGGAAGCAATGCAGAGAGGCTTGGGTCTGCTCCTGGAACGTTTTCGAATCACTGCTTGACGTATTTAGGGTTGTACTTTGTCGGCAACTCTCTGTTTGGATGGAACTGCCTTGCTCCATGGTTCTCTTACTCTAGCCGCTCTGCCATTCGCCGAAGGTTTAACCTTGAG GGAAGCTTTGAGGCGATGGACAGGTCATGTGGTTGCTGCGGTAGCTGCATAGAGGATGAGATGCAAAGGGAACATATGGAGACGACTTGTGACTTCGTGACGCATGTTCTTTGCCATACGTGTGCACTTTGCCAAGAAGGCCGTGAGATCCGCAGGAAGGTTCTTCACCCGGGTTTCAATGCTCAGTCCACTGTGGTTGTGCTTCCACCAAGTGAACAAACCATGGGACGTAAGTAA
- the LOC106339767 gene encoding peroxidase 21: MAIVKMPFCFLAFFCLLLQLFSIFHIGNAELEMNYYRESCPRAEEIIRQQVETLYYKHGNTAVSWLRNLFHDCVVKSCDASLLLETARGVVSEQKSTRSFGMRNFKYIKTIKDALEKECPGTVSCADIVALSARDGIVMLKGPKIDMIKTGRRDSRGSYLRDVEALVPNHNDSLSSVLSNFNSIGIDVEATVALLGAHSVGRVHCVNLVHRLYPTIDPTLDPTYALYLKKRCPAPNPNPKEVLYSRNDPETPMVVDNMYYKNIMAHKGLLLIDDELATDPRTAPFVAKMATDNGYFHEQFSRAIRLLSETNPLTGDQGEIRKDCRYVN, from the exons ATGGCCATTGTGAAGATGCCCTTCTGCTTTTTGGCTTTCTTTTGCCTGTTATTACAGTTATTTTCCATCTTTCATATCG GAAATGCGGAACTGGAGATGAATTATTACAGAGAGAGTTGTCCGAGAGCGGAAGAGATAATCAGACAACAAGTGGAGACACTGTACTACAAACACGGCAACACAGCCGTATCTTGGCTCCGTAATCTCTTCCATGACTGCGTCGTCAAG TCGTGTGATGCTTCACTGCTACTAGAGACAGCAAGAGGTGTGGTATCAGAGCAAAAGTCAACAAGGAGTTTTGGTATGAGAAACTTTAAGTACATCAAGACTATCAAAGACGCACTCGAGAAAGAATGTCCTGGAACAGTCTCTTGCGCTGATATTGTTGCTCTCTCTGCTAGAGATGGTATTGTCATG TTGAAAGGGCCAAAGATAGATATGATAAAGACAGGAAGGAGAGACAGTAGAGGGAGCTACTTGAGAGATGTTGAGGCTCTAGTTCCTAACCACAATGACTCTCTCTCGTCTGTTCTCTCAAACTTTAACTCCATCGGCATAGATGTTGAGGCCACCGTTGCTCTCTTAG GTGCTCACTCAGTGGGTAGAGTCCACTGCGTTAACCTAGTGCACCGGCTATACCCAACGATTGACCCGACTCTCGACCCAACGTACGCCCTTTACTTGAAAAAACGTTGCCCTGCTCCAAACCCGAACCCAAAAGAGGTCTTATACTCCCGCAACGACCCTGAGACACCGATGGTTGTGGACAATATGTATTACAAGAACATTATGGCTCATAAAGGGCTCCTTCTCATCGATGATGAGCTAGCCACGGATCCGAGGACCGCACCCTTTGTGGCGAAGATGGCTACGGACAATGGTTACTTCCATGAGCAATTCTCACGCGCTATCAGGCTCTTATCCGAGACCAATCCTCTTACCGGTGACCAAGGAGAGATCAGGAAGGATTGTCGTTATGTGAACTAA